One window of the Saccopteryx bilineata isolate mSacBil1 chromosome 2, mSacBil1_pri_phased_curated, whole genome shotgun sequence genome contains the following:
- the LOC136322154 gene encoding LOW QUALITY PROTEIN: olfactory receptor 1J4-like (The sequence of the model RefSeq protein was modified relative to this genomic sequence to represent the inferred CDS: inserted 1 base in 1 codon) produces the protein MGPENQKSVSEFLLLGLPMRPGQQRGFFTLFLGMYLTTVLGNLLIILLIRLDSRLHTPMYFFLSYLAFSDIXLSSVTVPKMLTNMQTQEQSIPYVGCIAQVYFFMFFVCLDNFFLAVIAYDRYVAICHPLHYTTIMREELCVRLVAATWAVSCGTVVTHTFLLVQLSFCANNTISHFFCELTALLKLSCSDISLNDLVIFVEGGILLFLPLGVILGTYVRIGGIILRVPSTVRLFKAFSTCGSHLFVVSLYYGTLASVYFFSSSWNSKDIIASVMYTVVTPMLNPFIYSLRNRDIKQALEMCVSRVKFFLVEITKSSYCSQEQVRHSS, from the exons ATGGGACCCGAGAACCAGAAGAGCGTGTCTGAGttcctcctcctggggctccccaTGCGGCCAGGGCAGCAGCGCGGGTTCTTCACCCTGTTCCTGGGCATGTACCTGACCACGGTGCTGGGCAACCTGCTCATCATCCTGCTCATCAGGCTGGACTCCCGCCTGCACACGCCCATGTACTTCTTTCTCAGCTACTTGGCCTTCTCTGACA CTCTGTCATCTGTCACTGTCCCGAAGATGCTCACGAACATGCAGACTCAGGAACAATCCATCCCCTATGTGGGATGCATTGCTCAGgtgtattttttcatgttttttgtttgtcttgacAACTTTTTTCTGGCAGTGATAGCATATGACAGGTATGTGGCCATCTGTCACCCTCTACACTACACCACCATCATGAGGGAGGAGCTGTGTGTGCGGCTGGTGGCTGCTACCTGGGCTGTTTCTTGTGGCACTGTTGTGACACACACCTTTCTCTTAGTCCAACTGTCCTTCTGTGCCAACAACACCAtcagccacttcttctgtgaACTCACTGCGCTCCTGAAGCTGAGCTGCTCTGATATCTCCCTCAATGACCTGGTCATTTTTGTTGAGGGCGGCATACTTTTATTCTTGCCTTTGGGTGTTATTTTGGGCACATATGTTCGTATAGGGGGCATCATCCTGAGGGTCCCCTCCACTGTGAGACTCTTTAAAGCCTTTTCTACCTGTGGCTCCCATCTCTTTGTGGTGTCCTTATACTACGGGACACTTgcaagtgtttattttttctcctcttcatgGAATTCTAAAGACATCATTGCTTCAGTCATGTACACGGTAGTTACCCCCATGCTGAACCCCTTCATCTACAGCCTGAGGAACAGAGATATCAAACAGGCCTTGGAAATGTGTGTCAGCAGGGTTAAATTCTTTTTAGTGGAAATCACTAAGTCCTCTTATTGCAGTCAGGAGCAAGTGAGACATAGCTCCTAA
- the LOC136322153 gene encoding olfactory receptor 1J4-like has protein sequence MGPENQSSVSEFLLLGLPMRPGQQRWFFTLFLGMYLTTVLGNLLIILLIRLDSRLHTPMYFFLSHLALTDMSLSSVTVPKMLMNMQTQNPFISYPECISQVCFYILFCCVDNFLLAVMAYDRYVAFCHPLHYTTILREGLCVLLVAGSWILSCGTALTHTLLLVRLSFYVNNTISHFFYELTALLKLSCSDISLNDLVIFTVGGLFSILPLCIILGSYVRIGTIILRVPSTKGLYKAFSTCGSHLFVVSLYYGTIASVYFFSSWDSKYITASVMYTVVTPMLNPFIYSLRNRDIKQALKMCVRRVSVKSVAQ, from the coding sequence ATGGGGCCCGAGAACCAGAGCAGCGTGTCCGAGttcctcctcctggggctccccaTGCGGCCAGGGCAGCAGCGCTGGTTCTTCACCCTGTTCCTGGGCATGTACCTGACCACGGTGCTGGGCAACCTGCTCATCATCCTGCTCATCAGGCTGGACTCCCGCCTGCACAcgcccatgtacttcttcctcagCCACTTGGCCCTCACTGACATGTCTCTTTCATCTGTCACCGTCCCAAAGATGCTCATGAACATGCAGACTCAGAACCCCTTCATCTCCTACCCAGAGTGTATTTCACAGGtgtgtttttatatacttttctgtTGTGTTGACAATTTCCTTCTGGCAGTGATGGCATATGACAGGTACGTGGCATTCTGTCACCCTCTACACTATACCACCATCTTGAGGGAGGGGCTCTGTGTGCTGCTCGTGGCTGGCTCCTGGATTTTGTCCTGTGGCACTGCCCTGACACACACCCTCCTCTTGGTCCGACTGTCCTTCTATGTCAACAACACCATCAGCCACTTCTTCTATGAACTCACTGCACTCCTGAAGCTGAGCTGCTCTGACATCTCCCTCAATGACCTGGTCATCTTCACTGTGGGAGGATTGTTTTCAATTCTGCCTTTGTGTATTATTTTAGGTTCATATGTTCGTATAGGGACCATCATCTTGAGGGTCCCCTCCACTAAGGGACTCTATAAAGCATTTTCCACCTGTGGCTCCCATCTCTTTGTGGTGTCTTTGTACTATGGGACAATTGCAAGTGTTTACTTTTTCTCCTCATGGGATTCCAAGTACATCACTGCTTCGGTCATGTACACGGTAGTAACTCCCATGCTGAACCCCTTCATCTACAGCCTGAGGAACAGAGACATCAAACAGGCCTTGAAAATGTGTGTCAGAAGGGTTAGTGTGAAGTCAGTAGCACAATGA